In one Zobellia galactanivorans genomic region, the following are encoded:
- a CDS encoding helix-turn-helix domain-containing protein → MISEPDQKTIEKALNDLCAHPIFVNSLVYKQLLQYLVKKAIEKEDIKEYTIGADLFGKNYVNDKNDGAVRTHMYKLRKKLVAYYADKNVQNEIIFEIKKGQYNLDFISKKEYDRHKRSLEFQIPLKWVKGIGLVLLLAFGAMWGISYYLGSPPALWEVFLKNGDKTLVVISDQYMLMHTNIQGEKHPTMYSKINSDEDLFAFKKEYPDRKLEMTDFTLVSKMAPYGIKNLDEWFFSWDSNFKIELESNLALNHIKENNIVFIGQFKTMNLSKSFFLRDSKVFSTYGDGFKVNAKGKEKIYTTQFAPDKKVEYALVSFTSLSPDKRALFFVSNNDIGVMATLRLFTDPTWLKTLEEKLPQKTSSFNALFEVSGMQRTQMSSELIELEILGN, encoded by the coding sequence ACGATTTATGCGCCCATCCCATTTTTGTTAATTCGTTAGTGTATAAACAATTGCTTCAATACTTGGTTAAAAAGGCGATTGAGAAAGAAGACATCAAGGAATACACCATTGGGGCCGACCTTTTTGGCAAGAACTATGTGAACGACAAAAATGATGGGGCCGTGCGAACCCACATGTATAAGCTCCGAAAAAAATTGGTAGCCTATTATGCGGACAAGAATGTGCAAAACGAAATAATATTCGAAATCAAAAAGGGACAGTACAATTTGGACTTTATTTCCAAAAAAGAGTATGACAGGCATAAGAGGTCGCTTGAATTTCAAATTCCGTTAAAATGGGTCAAGGGTATAGGCTTGGTTCTGTTATTGGCCTTTGGGGCCATGTGGGGCATATCTTATTATTTGGGCAGTCCACCGGCGTTATGGGAGGTTTTTTTGAAAAATGGGGATAAAACTCTCGTGGTCATTTCGGACCAGTACATGCTGATGCATACCAATATCCAAGGTGAAAAGCACCCTACGATGTATTCTAAGATTAACAGCGATGAAGATTTATTTGCGTTTAAAAAGGAATATCCAGACCGAAAATTGGAAATGACGGATTTTACACTGGTATCGAAAATGGCACCTTACGGTATTAAGAATTTAGATGAATGGTTTTTTAGCTGGGACAGTAATTTTAAGATTGAGTTAGAAAGTAATCTTGCGCTTAACCATATCAAGGAAAACAATATTGTATTTATCGGACAATTTAAGACCATGAATCTTTCCAAGTCGTTCTTTTTAAGGGATAGTAAGGTTTTTTCTACCTATGGTGATGGTTTTAAGGTTAATGCCAAGGGGAAGGAGAAAATTTATACGACACAATTTGCACCCGATAAAAAGGTTGAATATGCCCTAGTTTCCTTTACCTCGTTGAGTCCGGACAAGCGCGCCCTTTTTTTTGTGTCCAATAACGATATCGGGGTTATGGCTACCTTGCGTTTGTTTACCGATCCAACCTGGCTTAAAACCTTGGAAGAAAAGTTACCTCAAAAAACCAGCAGCTTCAATGCTCTATTTGAAGTAAGTGGAATGCAACGAACCCAAATGAGTAGTGAACTGATAGAGTTGGAGATTCTTGGCAATTAA